In Desulfovibrio legallii, a single genomic region encodes these proteins:
- the ybaK gene encoding Cys-tRNA(Pro) deacylase, which yields MSSHPKIPKTNAARLLEKLAIAYSLHSAPVDEEDLSAVTMAHNLGVPPQCVFKTLVARGDKTGVLMACIPANAELDLKALAAASSNKHVDMVPLKEVRPLTGYVRGGCSPLGGKKAWPVFVDASAARQEAIFVSAGLRGVQLRLAPSDLLRAVHGAFATLDKAAPPSAEA from the coding sequence ATGTCATCGCATCCCAAAATTCCCAAAACTAACGCCGCCCGCCTGCTGGAAAAATTGGCTATTGCCTACTCTCTGCACAGCGCGCCGGTGGACGAAGAGGATCTTTCCGCTGTTACCATGGCCCACAATCTGGGCGTGCCGCCCCAATGCGTTTTCAAAACGCTTGTGGCGCGTGGGGACAAAACCGGCGTGCTCATGGCCTGCATCCCGGCCAACGCCGAGCTGGACCTCAAAGCCCTGGCAGCGGCTTCCAGCAACAAGCATGTGGACATGGTGCCTCTTAAGGAAGTGCGCCCACTTACCGGCTATGTGCGCGGCGGCTGTTCGCCCCTGGGCGGCAAAAAAGCCTGGCCTGTTTTTGTGGACGCCAGCGCCGCCCGGCAAGAGGCTATATTTGTCAGCGCCGGTCTGCGCGGCGTCCAACTGCGCCTTGCCCCGTCAGACCTGCTCCGTGCCGTGCACGGCGCATTTGCCACGCTGGACAAAGCCGCTCCCCCGTCCGCAGAAGCGTAA
- a CDS encoding type II toxin-antitoxin system RelE/ParE family toxin translates to MTMSYKDGRAEDLFQGIHVAGLPPDIQRVAMRKLKVLHNAVSLNDLRVPPGNRLEILKGNRAGQHSIRINSQWRICFVWKDGNAYSVEIVDYH, encoded by the coding sequence ATGACAATGAGCTATAAAGACGGCCGGGCGGAGGATTTGTTCCAGGGGATTCATGTCGCTGGCCTGCCGCCGGACATCCAGCGCGTTGCCATGCGTAAGCTCAAAGTCCTGCACAACGCCGTTTCGCTGAACGACTTGCGTGTTCCTCCCGGAAACAGGTTGGAAATTCTCAAAGGAAACCGGGCCGGACAGCACAGCATCCGCATCAACAGCCAATGGCGGATATGCTTCGTCTGGAAAGACGGGAACGCCTACTCCGTTGAAATCGTCGACTATCACTAG
- a CDS encoding HigA family addiction module antitoxin, with protein MTDRMLPVHPGEILNEEFLKPMGISQTRLALDTGMPQSRIQGIIAEKRGISADTAVRLAAYFGNSAEFWLNCQVSYELDMVAYSGKRDEILSRVHPHSARVNVPTLP; from the coding sequence ATGACTGACCGCATGCTGCCCGTGCATCCGGGCGAAATTTTGAATGAAGAATTTTTGAAGCCCATGGGCATAAGCCAGACCCGCCTTGCGCTGGACACCGGCATGCCCCAGAGCCGCATCCAGGGCATTATCGCCGAAAAGCGCGGCATCTCCGCCGACACGGCGGTGCGTCTGGCCGCTTACTTTGGCAACAGCGCGGAGTTCTGGCTCAACTGCCAGGTCTCTTATGAGCTGGACATGGTGGCCTATTCCGGCAAGCGCGATGAAATCCTGTCTCGTGTGCATCCTCATTCCGCTCGTGTTAATGTTCCGACTCTTCCATAA
- a CDS encoding dephospho-CoA kinase, with product MNTLHMCVPAAAAGQRLDRVLGQELTGISRAALQKAIKAGYCRVDGLTQNQPDCRLREGQVVELQTPEASSSLRAEEGHLEILWHDEHLAVCNKPAGLTVHPCPSCPEHTLVQRLLARFPQLAKLEGLRPGIVHRLDKDTSGLLAVALTEADRLALSAAFAGRVVHKEYLALVWGRPADAGECRKPLGRHPTAKVKRAVLPEARGGKPAHTAWRRLWSAPDGRCSLLAVRIFTGRTHQIRVHLAHVGHPLLGDRLYAPKDVRALAPRQMLHAWRLELPHPVDGALLRFSCPPPEDLLETALAATRRMRRMVITGSPGSGKSALTENIAATGVPAISADALVARLYAPDGAAGPWLERMAPDAGILTAQGGVDKAALLAAMRDNPGLRREVEQLVHGLVRAAVEEFWNAAEAAGHALAVAEVPLYFESGWQDVFSPAPLVVGVHCPKELRDRRIRATRGWADDKLAALESWQWPEPRKLAACDLVVDNTGDREALRTTAQKLLQDIAVATRADEAARAREIAALWQ from the coding sequence GTGAACACGTTGCACATGTGCGTCCCGGCCGCAGCTGCGGGGCAACGCCTGGACCGGGTACTGGGGCAGGAACTGACCGGAATTTCTCGTGCGGCCCTGCAAAAGGCCATCAAAGCCGGGTACTGCCGGGTTGACGGCCTTACGCAAAACCAGCCGGACTGCCGCCTGCGCGAGGGGCAGGTGGTGGAACTTCAGACGCCGGAAGCAAGCTCGTCCCTGCGGGCTGAAGAGGGGCATCTGGAAATTCTCTGGCACGACGAACACCTGGCCGTGTGCAACAAACCCGCCGGGCTCACTGTGCACCCCTGCCCGTCCTGTCCGGAACATACCCTGGTGCAGCGCTTGCTGGCGCGTTTTCCGCAACTGGCCAAGCTGGAAGGGCTGCGGCCCGGCATTGTTCACCGTCTGGACAAGGACACCAGCGGCCTTCTGGCGGTGGCCCTGACTGAGGCCGACCGCCTGGCCCTGAGCGCCGCCTTTGCCGGCCGTGTAGTGCACAAGGAATACCTAGCTCTGGTGTGGGGCCGCCCTGCGGACGCGGGCGAATGCCGCAAACCGCTCGGCCGTCACCCCACGGCAAAAGTCAAACGCGCGGTGCTGCCTGAAGCGCGCGGCGGCAAACCCGCCCACACTGCCTGGAGGCGGCTTTGGAGCGCGCCGGACGGGCGCTGCTCTTTGCTGGCCGTCCGGATATTTACGGGCCGCACCCATCAAATCCGCGTTCATCTGGCCCATGTGGGACACCCCCTGCTGGGCGACCGGCTCTATGCCCCCAAGGACGTGCGGGCCCTGGCCCCACGCCAGATGCTGCACGCCTGGCGGTTGGAGCTGCCCCACCCTGTGGACGGCGCGCTTTTACGCTTCTCCTGCCCGCCGCCGGAAGATCTGTTGGAGACTGCCCTGGCGGCCACACGCCGGATGCGGCGTATGGTAATCACGGGCAGCCCCGGCAGCGGCAAATCCGCCCTCACGGAGAATATTGCCGCCACAGGCGTGCCTGCCATCAGCGCCGACGCTCTTGTGGCCCGACTGTACGCTCCAGACGGGGCCGCCGGCCCGTGGCTGGAGCGTATGGCCCCGGACGCAGGCATTCTCACAGCCCAAGGCGGGGTGGACAAGGCCGCCCTGCTGGCGGCCATGCGCGACAATCCCGGTTTGCGTCGAGAGGTGGAACAGCTGGTGCACGGCTTGGTGCGCGCGGCTGTGGAGGAATTTTGGAATGCCGCCGAGGCTGCGGGCCATGCCCTGGCCGTGGCCGAAGTGCCGCTGTATTTTGAAAGCGGCTGGCAGGACGTCTTTTCTCCCGCACCTTTGGTGGTAGGCGTACACTGCCCCAAAGAATTGCGCGATCGGCGCATCCGTGCGACGCGCGGCTGGGCTGACGACAAGCTGGCCGCGCTGGAGTCCTGGCAGTGGCCGGAGCCGCGCAAGCTGGCGGCTTGCGATCTGGTGGTGGACAATACGGGCGACAGGGAAGCCCTGCGCACCACTGCCCAAAAACTGCTTCAGGATATAGCGGTTGCAACGCGCGCGGACGAAGCCGCACGCGCGCGGGAAATTGCTGCATTGTGGCAATGA
- a CDS encoding ATP-binding protein produces the protein MPDSPQFTEFACANPLVLALEITSAALLHDNKDDFLRSALAAIGEALHCGQVTLTERQDGHWHVPATWQNPVQNPPLPDPALDDLAPVLEAFDKRKSLVVENANDLPEGPLKKLFTFRQVLSVYCLPILHEGDLYGGICLSRRISQTPWTLEESSICHLMGNILAISLIHFRLYNKIKRKHQQLRDILNAFSEPISIVDMETHEVLFMNRKQQESARELSARSTLCYRRIMGRESPCPFCTNDIIARQAGQPYHWTYTDEKSRRSFSVMDKAIRWDNNRLVRLSIATDVTDLLHNQREREKAVLASQAKSEFLAHMSHEIRTPMNGIIGLTLLALQSKPNPEQRDYLQKIRTSATSLLNIINDILDLSKIEANKMELDSANYSLDEVLEFAHTSIRFPLEQKGLSFDCQVEADVPHKLWGDGLRLKQVLLNLLSNAVKFTASGGVQLRICRESDASDEFLHFYVQDTGMGISQEYQQHLFEPYTQASSNISRRFGGTGLGLTICKRMAELMEGSLWCESELGKGSIFHLRIPCSLARNTYCPSEEEDAQPLPDLPPNSRILLVEDNEINQEVARALLQRAGLHCDLAENGSEAVRMVRTTPYDLVLMDVYMPVMDGLHATREIRRYLSRHALGKHLPIIAMTAVTLPENVDEMIAAGMDDHIAKPFNLAVLRKKLSRWLQPAVHNHVIASQNSQN, from the coding sequence ATGCCGGACAGTCCGCAGTTTACGGAATTTGCCTGTGCCAACCCTCTGGTGTTGGCTCTGGAAATCACCAGTGCCGCCCTGTTGCACGACAACAAGGATGACTTTCTGCGTAGCGCGTTGGCAGCGATTGGTGAAGCCCTGCACTGTGGTCAGGTCACTCTGACGGAACGACAGGACGGGCATTGGCATGTGCCCGCAACCTGGCAGAACCCCGTGCAGAATCCCCCCTTGCCGGATCCGGCGCTGGATGACCTTGCGCCGGTGCTGGAGGCTTTCGACAAGCGCAAAAGCCTGGTTGTGGAAAATGCCAACGACCTGCCCGAAGGCCCCCTTAAAAAACTTTTCACATTCCGGCAGGTGCTTTCAGTCTACTGTCTTCCTATTCTGCATGAAGGGGATCTCTACGGGGGTATATGCCTTTCCCGGCGCATTTCCCAAACGCCGTGGACGCTGGAAGAATCCAGCATTTGCCACCTTATGGGCAATATTCTGGCCATTTCCTTGATCCATTTTCGTCTTTACAACAAAATAAAACGCAAGCACCAGCAGCTGCGCGACATCCTCAATGCCTTTAGTGAGCCCATAAGCATTGTAGACATGGAAACGCACGAAGTCCTGTTCATGAACAGAAAGCAGCAGGAAAGCGCCAGGGAGCTTTCTGCCCGCAGCACCCTTTGTTACCGCCGCATTATGGGGCGTGAAAGCCCCTGCCCCTTCTGCACCAATGACATCATTGCCCGACAGGCGGGCCAGCCCTACCACTGGACCTATACCGACGAAAAAAGCCGCCGCTCCTTTTCCGTGATGGACAAGGCCATCCGCTGGGACAACAACAGGCTGGTCCGGCTTTCCATCGCCACAGACGTCACAGACCTTTTACACAATCAGCGCGAGCGAGAAAAGGCCGTGCTGGCTTCGCAGGCCAAGAGCGAATTTCTCGCCCACATGAGCCATGAAATCCGCACGCCCATGAACGGCATTATCGGCCTTACCCTGCTGGCTCTGCAGTCCAAACCCAACCCAGAACAACGCGACTATCTGCAAAAAATCCGGACTTCCGCCACCAGTCTGCTGAACATCATCAACGACATTCTGGACCTTTCCAAAATTGAAGCAAACAAAATGGAGCTGGACAGCGCCAACTACAGCCTTGACGAAGTGCTGGAATTCGCCCATACCTCCATCCGCTTTCCCCTGGAACAAAAAGGCCTGTCCTTTGACTGTCAGGTGGAGGCAGACGTACCGCACAAACTCTGGGGCGACGGGCTGCGGCTCAAACAGGTGCTGCTCAACCTGCTGAGTAATGCGGTTAAATTTACGGCCAGCGGCGGCGTACAGTTGCGCATCTGCCGCGAAAGCGACGCCAGCGACGAATTTCTGCACTTTTATGTGCAAGACACGGGCATGGGCATCAGCCAGGAATACCAACAGCACCTGTTTGAGCCCTACACCCAGGCCAGTTCCAACATCAGCCGCCGTTTCGGCGGCACGGGCCTGGGCCTGACCATCTGCAAGCGCATGGCGGAACTTATGGAAGGCAGCCTTTGGTGCGAAAGCGAGTTGGGCAAAGGTTCTATCTTTCACCTGCGCATTCCCTGCAGCCTGGCCCGCAATACCTACTGCCCGTCCGAGGAAGAGGATGCCCAGCCACTGCCGGACCTCCCCCCCAACAGCCGCATCCTGCTGGTAGAAGACAATGAAATCAATCAGGAAGTGGCGCGGGCTTTGCTGCAGCGGGCCGGTCTGCACTGCGATTTGGCTGAAAACGGCAGCGAAGCCGTGCGCATGGTGCGCACCACCCCGTATGATCTGGTGCTCATGGACGTCTATATGCCCGTCATGGACGGCCTGCACGCCACCAGAGAAATACGCCGATACCTCAGCCGCCATGCCCTAGGCAAGCACCTGCCCATTATCGCCATGACCGCCGTAACGTTGCCCGAAAACGTGGACGAAATGATCGCCGCCGGTATGGACGACCACATCGCCAAGCCGTTTAATCTGGCCGTGCTGCGCAAAAAACTCAGCCGCTGGCTGCAACCAGCTGTCCATAACCATGTCATCGCATCCCAAAATTCCCAAAACTAA
- a CDS encoding c-type cytochrome codes for MKNRNLLLTLVLVTFLLLLGGWMLSFFRTSVAVRRAPTSPAPAAAASAAPTAQQALFNPPRPEDAPEKIRPQVLLGYKIMTETQKYAGQYVGNGLSCSSCHFDGGRSLESIPLVGSGATYPQYRSRQKYTTDLALRVQDCFERSMNGKAPALDSQIMQSLLVYLQWISKDIPVYAKLPWALPHSLENAHQPDAAAGERVYAEVCARCHGSDGQGTDIAPALWGDGSYNDGAGMHRVRTFAVFIWKFMPKSAPSLKQEEALDVAAFVNSRPRPKFVASHPEVIERVIPLPKGK; via the coding sequence ATGAAAAACCGCAATCTGCTTCTGACTCTGGTTCTGGTCACTTTTTTGCTGCTGCTGGGGGGCTGGATGCTTTCCTTCTTCCGCACCAGTGTGGCTGTACGCCGGGCTCCGACGTCTCCCGCGCCGGCTGCCGCAGCATCCGCAGCGCCGACGGCGCAGCAGGCCCTGTTCAATCCTCCCCGGCCGGAGGACGCGCCGGAAAAAATCCGGCCCCAGGTTCTGCTGGGCTACAAAATCATGACCGAAACCCAGAAGTACGCCGGGCAGTACGTGGGCAACGGCCTTTCCTGTTCCAGCTGCCACTTTGACGGCGGCCGCAGCCTTGAGAGCATTCCGCTGGTGGGGTCTGGGGCCACCTATCCCCAGTACCGCAGCCGGCAGAAGTATACCACAGACCTGGCCCTGCGCGTGCAGGACTGCTTTGAGCGCAGCATGAACGGCAAGGCCCCGGCTCTGGACAGCCAGATCATGCAGTCCCTGCTGGTTTATCTACAGTGGATTTCCAAAGATATTCCCGTGTACGCCAAGCTGCCCTGGGCCCTGCCCCACAGCCTCGAAAACGCCCATCAGCCCGATGCGGCCGCAGGTGAGCGCGTGTACGCCGAAGTCTGCGCCCGCTGCCACGGCAGCGACGGGCAGGGCACGGATATTGCCCCGGCCCTCTGGGGCGACGGTTCCTATAACGACGGCGCCGGCATGCACCGGGTGCGCACCTTTGCCGTGTTCATCTGGAAATTCATGCCCAAGAGCGCGCCCTCGCTCAAGCAGGAAGAGGCTCTGGACGTGGCCGCCTTTGTCAATAGCCGTCCTCGGCCCAAGTTCGTCGCCAGTCACCCTGAAGTCATCGAGCGGGTCATCCCCCTGCCGAAAGGAAAATAG
- a CDS encoding NlpC/P60 family N-terminal domain-containing protein: MRHFGRSFAGIYCGSAPGLARLSGLLLGLLCLLLLQACGGRQAHQPHEAGLPSWMGTVEDLRRFPQDLNGYAARAGKDKELFSAAEQSAQVARFMRIYFGPWEMTKTSVSRRDAAAIFHRARGFKYNDVRWTQEEWDAISRNAAMGAFPSRSTWAITVRATDLREMPTSQTRFAEPTPDPRANPFDYFQYSLLPVGTPLLIVHTTRDGRWHFVECPIAAGWVAADDVAAVDAAFAHTYRDGPFAALVRDPVRLVTAGGTTATAGIGALLPLRSDNQNGQDDMRVLLPQRGPDGMARTEAVTLAAADAAPWPLPPTPGNIARLGNRMMGQHYGWGGMFGLRDCSAMTRDLLAPFGIWLPRNSVAQARTGSVLPLEGMSTAEKEAAILRYGVPFLSLVGMRGHITLYVGNYRGRPAILHDVWGVRVVQDGDDDARLVLGRVVITSITPGAELPNLYRTVTFADRLRTLSTPADTLR; this comes from the coding sequence ATGCGTCATTTTGGGAGGAGCTTTGCGGGCATCTATTGCGGTTCTGCCCCAGGTTTGGCCCGGCTGTCCGGGCTGTTGCTTGGGCTTTTGTGTCTGTTGCTGCTGCAGGCCTGCGGCGGACGTCAGGCCCACCAGCCGCACGAAGCCGGTTTGCCCTCCTGGATGGGCACGGTGGAGGACTTGCGCCGTTTTCCGCAGGATCTGAATGGCTACGCCGCCCGCGCCGGAAAGGACAAGGAACTGTTCTCCGCGGCGGAGCAAAGCGCCCAGGTAGCCCGCTTCATGCGCATCTATTTTGGCCCATGGGAAATGACCAAAACCTCGGTAAGCCGGCGCGACGCCGCCGCCATTTTCCACCGCGCGCGTGGATTTAAATACAACGACGTACGCTGGACGCAGGAAGAGTGGGACGCCATAAGCCGCAACGCGGCCATGGGCGCTTTTCCGTCCCGCAGCACATGGGCCATCACCGTGCGTGCTACCGACCTGCGTGAAATGCCCACCAGCCAGACCCGCTTTGCCGAGCCCACGCCCGACCCGCGCGCCAATCCTTTTGATTATTTTCAGTATTCTCTCCTGCCCGTGGGTACGCCGCTGCTCATTGTCCATACCACCAGGGACGGACGCTGGCATTTTGTGGAGTGCCCCATCGCCGCTGGTTGGGTAGCTGCCGACGATGTGGCCGCCGTGGACGCCGCATTTGCGCACACCTACCGCGACGGCCCGTTTGCCGCCTTGGTGCGCGATCCGGTGCGCCTGGTTACAGCGGGGGGGACGACGGCTACGGCGGGCATCGGCGCGCTGCTGCCTCTGCGCAGCGATAATCAGAATGGGCAAGACGATATGCGCGTGCTGCTGCCCCAACGCGGACCCGACGGCATGGCACGGACTGAGGCCGTTACCCTTGCGGCCGCGGACGCCGCCCCTTGGCCCTTGCCGCCCACGCCCGGCAACATCGCCCGGCTGGGCAATCGAATGATGGGGCAACACTACGGCTGGGGCGGCATGTTCGGCCTGCGCGACTGCTCTGCCATGACCCGCGACCTGTTGGCCCCTTTTGGCATCTGGCTGCCGCGCAATTCCGTGGCCCAGGCCCGCACCGGGTCTGTCCTGCCCCTGGAAGGCATGAGCACCGCGGAAAAAGAAGCCGCCATACTGCGTTACGGCGTCCCCTTTTTGAGTCTGGTGGGCATGCGCGGACACATTACCCTCTATGTGGGCAACTACCGTGGGCGGCCGGCCATTCTCCACGACGTCTGGGGCGTACGGGTGGTGCAGGACGGCGACGATGACGCCCGGCTGGTGCTGGGCCGGGTGGTGATCACGTCCATTACGCCCGGTGCGGAACTGCCGAATCTCTACCGCACCGTGACCTTTGCGGACAGGCTGCGCACCCTGTCCACTCCTGCGGATACCCTGCGGTGA